The bacterium genome includes a region encoding these proteins:
- the fabF gene encoding beta-ketoacyl-ACP synthase II, translating into MQDRRVVITGLGAVTPLGNTVDEFWESIKACKNAIAPITHFDASEHPTQIAAQVKDFDITHYADAKLARRMDQFTKFGVAAAKMAFDDSGLIITEQNAPRVGVLIGSGIGGVETWETQQKVIWESGPRRVSPFFVPMLISNMASGVVAIITGAKGPNMAVVTACATASHSTGEAWHMIKRGDADVMMVGGAEAAIRPLSCAGFCTMKAMSTNNADPEHASRPFDKDRDGFVMGEGSGILVIEDMEHAKARGAKIYAEIVGYGCSADAYDMVANSPDGACRSMQNALSRAGLAPEKIDYINAHATSTPVGDPGEVEAIKRAFGDHAYNVMVSSTKSMIGHLLGAAGAVESIACIKALTDGVIPPTRNLVEPDPVCDLDFVPNEARQAKIEYAMNNSFGFGGQNATLIFKKV; encoded by the coding sequence ATGCAGGATAGAAGAGTAGTCATAACCGGTCTTGGCGCCGTCACCCCGTTGGGAAACACGGTCGATGAATTTTGGGAGTCGATTAAGGCCTGCAAGAACGCCATCGCTCCCATCACTCACTTCGACGCCTCTGAGCACCCGACCCAGATAGCGGCGCAGGTAAAAGATTTTGACATAACACACTATGCCGATGCCAAACTTGCGCGACGAATGGATCAATTCACCAAATTTGGTGTCGCGGCGGCAAAGATGGCATTCGATGACAGCGGTCTTATCATCACCGAGCAAAACGCGCCTCGCGTGGGTGTGCTCATCGGCTCGGGTATTGGCGGGGTCGAGACATGGGAGACTCAGCAGAAAGTAATCTGGGAAAGCGGCCCGCGGAGAGTAAGCCCGTTCTTTGTGCCGATGCTGATCTCAAATATGGCGAGCGGCGTGGTTGCGATAATAACCGGCGCTAAGGGTCCGAATATGGCCGTAGTGACGGCATGTGCCACAGCCAGCCACTCGACTGGAGAGGCGTGGCACATGATAAAGCGCGGTGATGCAGACGTTATGATGGTGGGCGGGGCGGAAGCAGCAATCAGGCCACTTTCATGCGCGGGTTTTTGCACTATGAAGGCTATGTCCACCAACAATGCCGACCCTGAGCATGCAAGCCGTCCATTCGATAAAGACAGAGACGGTTTTGTGATGGGTGAAGGCTCTGGTATATTGGTCATCGAAGATATGGAACATGCCAAGGCTCGCGGTGCAAAGATTTATGCTGAAATTGTCGGATATGGGTGTTCAGCTGATGCTTATGACATGGTCGCAAACAGCCCTGACGGCGCATGCAGGAGTATGCAGAATGCGCTCAGTCGTGCTGGGCTTGCTCCTGAAAAGATCGATTACATAAATGCACACGCCACCTCGACTCCTGTGGGTGATCCTGGTGAGGTTGAAGCCATAAAGAGAGCGTTCGGCGATCATGCCTATAATGTGATGGTCAGCTCCACCAAGTCCATGATCGGCCATTTGCTGGGGGCGGCAGGCGCAGTCGAGAGTATTGCCTGCATCAAGGCTTTAACAGATGGGGTGATCCCGCCTACAAGAAATTTAGTAGAACCCGATCCGGTGTGCGATCTGGACTTTGTCCCGAATGAGGCGCGCCAAGCCAAGATCGAGTATGCGATGAACAACTCATTCGGCTTCGGCGGCCAGAATGCAACGCTGATATTTAAAAAAGTTTGA
- the acpP gene encoding acyl carrier protein, whose product MATTLERVKKVVVDRLKVSEGEVTETASFVDDLGADSLDVVDLVIGFEDEFQVQIPDEDAEKITTVKQAVDYIDSKSA is encoded by the coding sequence ATGGCAACAACTCTGGAGAGAGTAAAGAAAGTAGTAGTTGACAGGCTTAAGGTGTCCGAGGGCGAAGTCACTGAGACAGCGTCATTTGTCGACGATCTCGGCGCAGACTCGCTGGATGTGGTCGACCTCGTAATCGGCTTTGAGGACGAGTTCCAGGTCCAGATACCGGACGAAGACGCCGAAAAGATCACCACAGTCAAGCAGGCAGTCGATTATATCGACAGCAAGTCGGCTTAA
- the fabG gene encoding 3-oxoacyl-[acyl-carrier-protein] reductase → MLLEGQIALITGAGRAGKGIGRSIALRLAKEGAKIVIADFVPEAAQAVAKEVEDMGGQALAVYGSVSNPDDVDKMVQTAVDKFGRIDILVNNAGITRDNLLVRMSEQEWDMVLDTNLKGVFICSKAAAKLMMRQRSGRIVNMASVMGIMGNAGQANYSASKGGVIALTKTTAKELGSRGINVNAVAPGFIQTVMTEEMPEDAKAGIAQQIPLRRLGSPDDVAEVVLFLCSPMSSYVTGQVIAVDGGMVM, encoded by the coding sequence TTGTTACTAGAAGGACAGATAGCGCTGATTACGGGCGCGGGCAGAGCAGGCAAAGGCATCGGCAGGTCGATAGCCTTGAGGCTTGCCAAAGAGGGTGCGAAGATCGTGATCGCGGACTTTGTGCCGGAAGCCGCTCAGGCGGTGGCGAAGGAAGTCGAGGATATGGGCGGCCAGGCTCTTGCAGTCTACGGCAGCGTCTCTAACCCCGACGATGTCGATAAGATGGTCCAGACTGCTGTTGACAAGTTCGGCAGGATCGATATACTAGTCAACAATGCCGGGATCACTCGTGATAACCTGCTGGTTCGCATGAGCGAGCAGGAATGGGACATGGTTTTGGACACAAACCTCAAGGGAGTGTTCATTTGCTCCAAAGCGGCAGCCAAGTTGATGATGCGCCAGCGCAGCGGCAGGATTGTGAACATGGCGAGCGTGATGGGGATTATGGGGAATGCGGGACAGGCAAACTATTCCGCTTCCAAGGGTGGTGTTATTGCATTGACCAAGACCACGGCCAAGGAGCTTGGTTCGCGTGGTATTAATGTCAATGCGGTCGCGCCCGGCTTTATTCAGACAGTGATGACCGAGGAGATGCCTGAGGATGCAAAGGCTGGAATCGCTCAGCAGATACCGTTGAGGCGACTCGGTAGCCCGGATGATGTGGCTGAAGTGGTGCTTTTCTTATGTTCACCGATGTCGAGCTACGTCACCGGACAAGTAATCGCCGTAGACGGCGGAATGGTTATGTGA
- the fabD gene encoding ACP S-malonyltransferase codes for MGGRSDEVGLLDKKLAFVFPGQGSQAIGMGKDLYESFDEAKVLFDMADEALGFSLSGLCFNGPEDQLTLTINTQPALYVTSCAAYIVAAASGLKPIVAAGHSVGEYAALFAAGAYDFVDGLKLVRERAKLMNDAAQANHGTMAAILGLSSDQVRDVVAKASDAGVVVAANYNSPIQTVISGETDAVKRASEIASEMGAKRVVPLSVSGGFHSPLMQDAADALLEALHASRISNLSIPVVANYSAQTESEAEEVKVNLSKQITGSVRWVESVNAMLDLGTEVFIELGSGSVLAGLIKRIAKDVEVYSVGDKASLEALITNN; via the coding sequence ATGGGCGGCAGGAGTGATGAAGTGGGTCTACTAGATAAGAAACTGGCATTTGTTTTTCCTGGGCAGGGCTCACAAGCTATAGGCATGGGCAAAGACCTCTACGAGTCGTTTGACGAGGCCAAAGTCCTGTTTGATATGGCCGATGAAGCGCTGGGGTTTTCGCTTTCCGGTCTTTGTTTCAATGGACCCGAAGACCAGCTGACATTGACTATCAACACTCAGCCTGCGCTCTATGTCACATCCTGCGCTGCATATATTGTCGCCGCGGCTTCAGGGCTAAAGCCAATTGTTGCGGCGGGTCACAGTGTGGGTGAGTACGCTGCGCTTTTTGCCGCAGGAGCTTATGATTTTGTCGACGGGCTCAAGCTCGTGCGTGAGCGCGCCAAGCTGATGAATGATGCTGCCCAGGCCAACCATGGAACCATGGCCGCCATCCTGGGTCTGTCTTCCGATCAGGTACGCGATGTGGTCGCAAAGGCATCGGATGCAGGGGTTGTAGTGGCAGCTAACTATAATAGCCCAATCCAGACAGTGATATCGGGCGAAACGGATGCAGTTAAGCGGGCATCTGAGATAGCCTCAGAGATGGGTGCGAAAAGAGTTGTGCCGCTCAGTGTCAGTGGAGGATTTCATTCGCCTCTTATGCAAGATGCGGCAGATGCTCTGCTCGAGGCTTTGCATGCCAGCCGGATAAGTAATCTATCTATTCCAGTGGTGGCAAACTACAGCGCCCAGACCGAAAGTGAAGCGGAAGAGGTCAAAGTTAATCTATCGAAGCAGATCACCGGCAGTGTGCGGTGGGTAGAGTCCGTAAACGCGATGCTTGACTTGGGCACCGAAGTATTTATAGAATTAGGGTCAGGCTCAGTGCTTGCCGGGCTTATCAAACGGATCGCAAAGGACGTCGAGGTGTATTCCGTCGGTGATAAGGCATCGCTGGAAGCTCTGATAACCAATAACTAA
- a CDS encoding ketoacyl-ACP synthase III: protein MSNHRNAGIIGVGSAVPDKVLSNADLEKMVDTSDEWIRTMTGISERRMAADGEATSDYATKAAKIALGRAGLAPDDIDMIILATVTGDMQYPATASIVQNALGCTKAAAFDLGAGCSGWVYSLAVANGFITSGMYDHILVIGADLLTRVTNWTDRSTCILFGDGAGAAVVGPVDKDEGMLGFDLGSDGKSSNVLCIPGGGTRNPLTHESLDAHANKTHMEGREVFKFAVKIQSEATERLLKSLGMTTDDIDMVIPHQANVRIIDSAVQRLGLPKDKFFVNIHKYGNTSAASIPIALDEALGAGKVKKGDTVVTVGFGAGLTWAAGVMKWVY from the coding sequence ATGTCTAACCATAGGAATGCGGGAATTATAGGTGTCGGTTCGGCCGTACCTGATAAGGTTCTCTCAAATGCGGATCTGGAGAAGATGGTCGATACAAGCGATGAATGGATCCGCACGATGACCGGAATTTCCGAACGGCGTATGGCTGCCGATGGAGAAGCGACAAGCGACTACGCGACAAAGGCTGCCAAGATCGCTCTCGGCCGCGCCGGGCTGGCGCCGGATGACATCGACATGATAATTTTGGCCACAGTGACGGGGGACATGCAATATCCCGCCACGGCCTCCATAGTCCAAAATGCTCTCGGCTGCACAAAAGCCGCTGCATTCGATCTGGGAGCAGGCTGCTCGGGCTGGGTATACTCGCTTGCTGTTGCAAACGGCTTTATTACCAGCGGCATGTATGACCACATACTCGTTATCGGCGCTGACCTGCTCACCCGAGTCACAAACTGGACTGACCGCTCCACTTGCATCCTCTTCGGAGACGGTGCAGGCGCAGCGGTTGTTGGTCCTGTCGACAAGGACGAGGGTATGCTCGGGTTCGATCTTGGTTCGGACGGCAAGAGTTCAAATGTTTTGTGTATTCCAGGCGGCGGGACACGGAATCCTCTTACGCATGAATCACTCGATGCCCATGCCAACAAGACTCACATGGAAGGCCGCGAAGTATTCAAGTTTGCTGTAAAGATTCAAAGTGAAGCGACTGAGCGGTTACTTAAAAGCCTCGGTATGACAACTGATGACATCGATATGGTTATCCCTCATCAGGCAAATGTCAGGATAATCGATTCCGCTGTCCAAAGGCTCGGGCTTCCCAAAGACAAGTTTTTTGTAAACATACATAAATACGGCAACACATCGGCAGCTTCCATACCGATAGCTCTGGACGAAGCATTGGGGGCAGGCAAGGTTAAAAAAGGCGATACGGTCGTCACAGTCGGTTTTGGTGCAGGCCTCACATGGGCGGCAGGAGTGATGAAGTGGGTCTACTAG